The DNA sequence CGCCTGGCGCGTGGTGACGCGTCCCCGGCGTACGTCGAGGAGAAGCTTACGGAGCCGCGCAGGATCCATGCGCGTCTGCGTCCCCGCCGCTCCACTCCGCCGTGCCCGAAGGCCCGGGCTCGGGGGCGCTTGCCTCGGGGGCGCTCTCGAGCTTCTCCAGATACCGGGTGAGCAGCGTCTCCACCTCGGCCGGGGTCGTGCTGTGGTTTACCTCCCGGCAGATCGAGGAGTTGTCGTAGAGCCCACGCACATACCATGCGACGTGCTTTCGCATGAGGACGGCGGCGTAATCCCCCTTCTTCGAAGCGAGGTCGTGGAGGTGGGCGATCGCGGTCAGGATCCGTTCGCGCGGGGTGGCGTCCGGACCGGGATCTCCACCGTTCAGAAGCCTCTGGGCGCGCGCGAAGAGCCACGGATTCCCGAATGAGCCCCGTCCGACCATGACCCCGTCGCATCCGGTGTCCCGAATCATGCGGAGCGCGTCCTCGGGAGTCTTCACGTCGCCGTTTCCGATCACGGGGAGGGTCGTGTTCCGCTTCACCTCCGCGATGACCTCCCAGTGCGCCTGGCCGGTGAATTTTTCGGAGCGGGCGCGCGCGTGCACGGTGACCCACTTCACCCCGGAGCGCTCGAGCGCCTTCGCGACATCCGGGGCGTTGGTCGAATTCCGGTCCCAGCCGATTCGGATTTTCGCGGTGACGGGAAGCGAGACGGCGTTTACGACCGCGGTCGTGACGCGCTCCAAACGGTCCAAGTCCGTGAGCATCGCGGCGCCGGCATCTCGGGCGATGACCTTGCGGACGGGACAGCCGTAGTTGAGGTCGAGCGTGTCGAAGCCCAGCCCTTCGCACATCCGGGCGGCCTCGGCCATCACCTGGGGATCCGCTCCGCAGAGCTGGGCGCCGATCGGGCGCTCCTCGGGGCGGTATTCGAGCAGCTCGAAGGTCTTGGGATTCCGCCGGACGAGACCGTCCGACGAGGTCATCTCGCAGAAGACCATGGCGGCGCCGTGCCGGCGCGCGATTTGCCGGAACGGCGAGTCGGTTACCCCGCAGAGCGGCGAGAGGAGAACGTGGCCCGGGACCTGGACCGATCCGGCACGCATCGCTCCTAGCGAACCGACTTGGAATTCAAGGGAGAGGTCTGCGTCGTCATCTTGCCCTTGTTCAGCTCCGACGCGAGCGCCAGGAGCTTGGGCAGGGTCGGCGCCTTGTCGAAGAGCGCCGCGGCCGCCTTGACCTGCTCGTCGTCTTCGAGCGCGATGCGGTAGGCCTCTTCCTCGCCGCCGAAGCGCCGGCCCAGCTCGCGCCGGATGCCGCCGTCGACCCACCGCTTGGCCGCGGCGAGCGAGTCCGGACTGGCCTCCACCTTCTCGTCCTTCATGATCTGCAGGAACTCGTCACGGATCCCGGAATTGAGCGCGTAGTCGGCCGGGGGTTCCTTGTGTCTCGCGGCGTACCGGACCGCGTACTTGAAGAAGACCTGCTTCGCCTCCAAGTCCTCGATCACGCGCGGGAGCTTCACGTCGACCAGCTCGACGTCGGGGTTGATGCCGCCGCCCCCGTACACGACGCGTCCCATTTCGGTGCGGTACTCGGGCTTGGCCTTCTTCGCGTCGGTCGCGTCGGTCTTGTCGGTCTTGTCGCCGTCGTCGGTGTCCTCGTCGTCCGCCAGCGCCCCATCCTTGAGCTGCTCGTCCTTCTGGATGCAGCGGCCGCTCGGGGTGTAGTACTTCGCCGTGGTGAGCTTGAGCTTCGGCCCCTTGACGCTCCGCGTGAGAGGGATCACGGTCTGAACCAGACCCTTGCCGAACGTGGTCCTTCCGACGACGAGGCCCAGATCCAAGTCTTGCAGCGCGCCCGAGACGATCTCGGAAGCGGAGGCCGTCCATTGATTCACGAGGATCACAATCGGGTACTGATTATGCGTCTGATCGGCGGTCGAGACGAAGTCGCGGTTTTGGGATGAGTCGCGCCCGCGCGTGTAGACGATCTTCTTCCCGCGCGGCGTGAACTCCTCGGCCACCTCCACGGCCTGGGACAGGAGGCCGCCGGGGTTGTAGCGCAGGTCGATGATCACACCCCGCGGGTGCAGCTTCTCGAGCTTGTCGAAGGCGGCGTCCATCTCCTGCCGGCTCCGCTCCGAGAAGTTCGAGAGCCGGACGTAGCCGACCCCGTTCGAGAGCATGCCCGAGTAGGGAACGCTCTTGATCTGGATGATGTCGCGCACGATGTCGAAGTCGAGCGCCTTGTCTCGGCCTTCGCGGAGGATGGTCAGCTTGACATGCGTTCCCTTTTCGCCGCGCATTTTCTTCATCGCATCGTCGAGCGAAAGGCCCTCGGTGGACACATCATCGATCTTCGAAATGCGGTCGCCGCCCAGGATGCCCGCCTTCCACGCCGGCGTCCCTTCGATCGGAGCGATCACGGTCACCCAGCGGTCGCGCATGCCGATTGAGATACCGATTCCGCCAAAGGCGCCGTGGGTGGTGGTCTCGAGGCGCTCGGCCTCCTCCTTGTCGAGGTACTGCGAATAGGGATCCAGCGTTCGGAGCATCCCCCGGATCGCAGCGTCCATCAGCTTGTCGCTGCTCACGGGTTCGACGTAATTGTCCCGGACCTTCGTCAGAACCTGGATGAAGCGCTCGATATTCGAATAGGTGTTGTCGTTCGATTCCTGGACTCGAGCGACCGCCCACGTGCCCGCGATCAGAGCGACGACGAGGACGCATACCGCGATGATTTGCCTTCGATTCATGGACGGTTCACCTCTGTACGTTGGGAGTCCGGCCGCTCAAGATCCGGTGCACATCCTCCTCGATTTGACGCGCGAGAGTCTCTTCCGGAGACGTACCCCGCAGTACCACAATCCGTTCCGGCTCACGCCGCGCGATCTCCAAATAACGCGCGCGGACGGCTTCGAAGAACGCCCGGCTTTCCGATTCGATCCGGTCCGGCGGCACGCCCGTACGCTGCTTCGCCCTCGCGAGCCCGACCTCGATCGGGACGTCGATCAAGTAGGTCCGGGCCGGCTTGAGCCCGCCCGTCGCCCACTCGTTGAGCGATGTCAAGAAGGCTTCCGGAATCGTCCGACCGCCCCCCTGGTAAGCCAGCGTCGCATCGGTGAACCGATCGCAGACAACGACTTCGCCGCGGCCGAGGGCGGGCCGAATGGTCCGCGCCACGTGCTGGGCCCTCGCCGCCAGGAACAGGAGCAGCTCCGCACCGGGGGCGAGAGGCTCCTCCCCTGCCCGCAAGATCAGGTCACGGACCCGTTCCGCAAGAGGGGAGCCGCCGGGCTCACGGGTTAAGCATACAGGAATTCCCGCTTCGACGAGCGAATCGCGTAGCCGGGAAGCCTGGGTGGTCTTGCCGGACCCCTCGATCCCCTCCAGGGTGATCAAGAGCCCCGTCACGGTGTCGCCGCCCGGATTAGACGCTCTTTCGAGCGGCGCGCTTGAGACCGCTTCGAGGCGCCGCCACCTGCCGCCGCCGCTCCGCTACCGCGGCCTTGGGGGCCGGCCTTCTCTTCTGGCCGTACTTCTCGATGAACTCCTCGACCATGCGGCGGGCCTGATCGTCGGGGTACTGGACCGGCGGGGACTTCTTGAAATACGCAGAGGGCCCGATGAGCGCCCCCGAAAGCCCGTTGTCGAGCGCGAGCTTCGCGCATCGGACCGCGTCGATGATGACGCCGGCCGAGTTCGGCGAATCCCAGACCTCGAGCTTCAGCTCGACGTTGAGCGGAACATCGCCGAATGTGCGCCCCTCGAGCCGGATATAGGCCCACTTGCGGTCGTCCAGCCATTCGACGTAATCGCTCGGCCCGATGTGTACGTTCTTCTCTCCCAGATCGTAGTCGAGCATCGACGTGACCGCGTTCGTCTTCGAGATCTTCTTCGATTCGAGGCGCGAGCGTTCGAGCATGTTCAAGAAATCGGTGTTCCCGCCGACGTTGAGCTGGCTCGTGCGCTCGAGGCGAACGCCGCGCTCCCGGAACAGACGCGCGAGCACGCGGTGCACGATCGTCGCCCCGACCTGCGACTTGATGTCGTCGCCGATCACGGGGAGTTTCTTCTGCTCGAATCTCCGCTGCCAGTACTTTTCCCGCGCGATGAAGACCGGTATGGCGTTCACGAAACCACAGCCCGCGTCCAGGACCTGCTCGACGTACCACTTCGTGGCCTCTTCGCTGCCCACCGGAAGGTAGTTGATGACGACGTCGGTTTTCGTATCGCGCAGGAGGCGGACGATGTCCGCGGTCGATCCGGGCGCCTTGTGGATGATCTTGGAGAGGTATTGCCCGAGCCCGTCGTGCGTCATGCCGCGCGCCACGGGCACGCCGAGTCGCGGCACGTCGGAGAATTTGTACGTGTTGTTGGGCCAGGTGAAGACGGCCTCGGAAAGGTCCTTCCCGACTTTGTTCCGATCGATGTCGATCGCGGCGCTGAACTCGATGTCGCGAACGTGATAGCCGCCCAGGTTCACGTGCATGAGCCCCGGAATGAAGTCGCTGTCCCGGGCGTTCCGGTAGTAATGGACGCCCTGGACGAACGATGATGCGCAGTTTCCGACGCCGATGATGCCGACGCGAATCTTCCCCATTGGAATCCTTCCTCCGTCTACGGATGAGCTCGAAAATGGCGGTCGCAGGCGCGGGTCCCGGCACCCCGATGGGGGCGCGCCCGGGCGTTACGCGGAGTTCGCTTGAGTCAGCTTCCGCACATGATACACACGCTGAAGGACCGTGACGAGAGTCAAAATGAAGATCACTCCCAGCACCCCGGGCATGAAGCGATGCCCCAGGAGCGCTCCCGCGCCCAGTGTCAGCGCACGCTCGGGACGTTCCATGATGCCCACCCGGCACTCCAGCCCGAGCCCCTCCGCGCGCGCCCGGGTGTAGGAGACGAGGAACGAGAGAATCAGGGTCGCGAGCGCCAGAATGCCCAGGGTCGCGCCGTCCGCGTCCCCCCACTGGGCGCTCCCCTCGAACATGCCGCGCATCCACAGGGTCGAGCTCTGGCTCCGGGTGAAATAAAAATACGCGAGGCCGACGTAGAGCGCGCCCTCGCTCAGCCGGTCGAGCGTGGAATCGAGGAAGGCTCCGAACGCGTTCACGATTCCGCGCTCGCGGGCCACGTCGCCGTCGAGGATGTCGCAGAGCCCGGCCAGCGGAAGAAGCAGCCCCGCCGCGAGGAAGGAGCCCCGGCCCAGGAAGAGCGCGGCGAGGAGCGACAGACAGACCCCCGCGAGGGTCAAATGGTCGGGCTTGACGCCCCGCGCGGCGAGATAGCGGGCCATGGGCCGGAACATTCCCCGCGCCTGCTCTTTCCAGTTCCGGTTCACGCCTCCTCCTCCCCCTCGTCTTCCGGGCCGTCGGCTTCGCGCGGCGAGGTGGAGTCTTTCCGCGGCGCGCCGCCCACGACCACGACGAATTCCCCGCGGGGCGGCTCCGACTCCGCCCACTCGAGGAGGGACCGAAGCGTCCCGCGCCGCGTCTCCTCGAACTTCTTCGTCAGCTCGCGCGAGACCGATGCGGGCCGCTCCCCGAGGAACTCCGAGAGATCGCGCAGGCATTCTCGCAGCCTGTGCGGCGACTCAAAGAAGATGAGGGTCCGCGGGTCCTCGCGCAACTCCTCGATGCGGGCGCGGCGGCGCGACGATCGGCGTGGGAGGAACCCCTCGAACGAAAACCGGTCCGTCGGAAGCCCCGATACCTCGAGCGCGCACAGGGCGCTCGAGGGGCCCGGGATCGGAACCAGGCGAATCTCGGCGGCCACCGCAGCGCGGACCAGCGTGAACGCGGGATCGGAGATCCCCGGCGAGCCCGCGTCCGAAACGATCGCGACCGAGAGGCCGGATTTGAGCTTCTCGACCAGCTCGGGCGTGCGGCGCTCCTTGTTGTGGTCGTGGTAGGACACGAGCGGCCTCCGGATGGCGAAGCGCGAGAGGAGCCCCTGCGTGTGCCGCGTGTCCTCGGCCGCGACGAGATCGACGGCGCCCAGGATCCGGCGGGCCCGCGGCGAGAGGTCCTCCACGTTTCCGATGGGGGTGCCGACCAGGTAGAGCGTCCCGGGTTGGGGCTCGGACGCTTCGCTCATCGGGCGAGCACCGAGCGGGCCGCATCCCGAACCGCCGCGATCGCGCGATCGATGGCGGCGTCGTCCACGTCGAGGTGGGTCACCGCGCGGAACCGCCCCGGTCCGCCGAAGGGAGCGATGAGGACCCCGGCGGACGCGACCTCCCGGACGAACTCCTGGATTCTTTCGGGACGTGAAGCCGCTCGCGCGATCACGATGTTCGTCTCGATCTCGCCGGGGTCGATCGTGAGCCCCTCCATCTCGGCGAAGGACTCGGCGAGCCTCCTAGCCCTCGCATGATCGGAGGCGAGCCGCGCGAGGTGGTGCCGGAGCGCGTGGATCGCTCCCGCCGCGATGATTCCCGCCTGGCGCATCGCGCCCCCGAGCATCTTCCGCGCGCCGCGCGCCTCCTGAATGAAGGCCTTCGTGCCGGCGATCGCGGAGCCCACGGGGGCTCCCAGCCCCTTCGAGTAGCACACCATCACGCTATCCGCGCAGGCGGCGTAGCTCGCGGGGGCGATTCCCGTCGCGGCGCTCGCGTTCCACAGCCGCGCCCCGTCCAGATGGACCGGCAGGGATCGCGCCCGCGCCGCGAGAGCGACCGCCTCGAGCCTCTCCAAGGGGTAGATCGCGCCCGACCCCCAGTTGTGGGTGTTTTCGACTTCCACGAGCCCGAGCCGGGACGCGCCGGGCTCTCCGTTCGCGCACGCCGCGGTGACCTCCTCGGGGTCGAGCCGGCCGCGGTCTCCATCGCGCAGGAGAAACGTGCGCCCGAGCATCTCCGTCACCGCTCTCGCTTCGACCTGGACGATGTGGCTGTACCGATCGAGAAGAATCGAGTCTCCGGCACGGGTGTGCACCGCCACCGCGATCTCGTTCCCCATGCAGCCGCTCGGCACGAGGAGCGCGGCTTCCTTGCCGAGAATCGCCGCGGTCTCCTCCTCGAGGAGGGTTACCGTGGGGTCCTCGCCGAACACGTCGTCCCCCACCTCCGCCTCCGCCATCGCGCGCCGCATGGCGGGGGTCGGGCGGGTAACCGTGTCGCTGCGCAAATCGATGTAAGTTGTTGTCAGATCGTCCCCGTTTCCTTGAATCGCGGCCCCGGTGCTGATAGTCTCAACTTGGGTGGTTTGCCGAAACTTTCCCGAGTTGGAGCAGTATAGGGGAGCGGGGGAGCCGCCTCAAAACCGAGAGAGACGAGGAGGAGATCGATGTTCTTGCCGTTCTGGGATCCGACGATGATCTTGTTGATCCCGGCTATCATCTTGGCCGCGTACGCGCAAGCCAAGGTCCAGTCGACGTACGCCAAATTCAGCGAGGTGCCGTCGGCCAGCAATCGCACCGGCCGCGAGATCGCCCAAGCCATTCTCGCCGCGAACGGAATCTCCGGCGTCGCGGTCGAGCCGGGCCAGGGTGTCCTCTCGGACCATTACGACCCGATCCACAAGGCCGTCCGGCTCTCTCCGCATAACTACGCCGAGTCCTCGATCGCCGCCATCAGCGTCGCCGCGCACGAGTGCGGGCACGTGATCCAGCACGCTCATGGCTACGTTCCCCTTCAGATGCGGACCGCGATCTTCCCGCTGGCCAACATTGGAACGAACCTCGCGTGGCTCTTCATCATCGCTGGATTCATCTTCGCGAACAAGCTCGCCCTGTTCGGCGTCGGGCTGCTCGACATCGGCATCTTCCTCTTCTCCTTCGGCGTCCTCTTCCAGCTGATCACGCTGCCGGTCGAGTTCGACGCCAGCAGGCG is a window from the Candidatus Eisenbacteria bacterium genome containing:
- the rsmI gene encoding 16S rRNA (cytidine(1402)-2'-O)-methyltransferase; translated protein: MSEASEPQPGTLYLVGTPIGNVEDLSPRARRILGAVDLVAAEDTRHTQGLLSRFAIRRPLVSYHDHNKERRTPELVEKLKSGLSVAIVSDAGSPGISDPAFTLVRAAVAAEIRLVPIPGPSSALCALEVSGLPTDRFSFEGFLPRRSSRRRARIEELREDPRTLIFFESPHRLRECLRDLSEFLGERPASVSRELTKKFEETRRGTLRSLLEWAESEPPRGEFVVVVGGAPRKDSTSPREADGPEDEGEEEA
- a CDS encoding dTMP kinase, translating into MTGLLITLEGIEGSGKTTQASRLRDSLVEAGIPVCLTREPGGSPLAERVRDLILRAGEEPLAPGAELLLFLAARAQHVARTIRPALGRGEVVVCDRFTDATLAYQGGGRTIPEAFLTSLNEWATGGLKPARTYLIDVPIEVGLARAKQRTGVPPDRIESESRAFFEAVRARYLEIARREPERIVVLRGTSPEETLARQIEEDVHRILSGRTPNVQR
- a CDS encoding S41 family peptidase → MNRRQIIAVCVLVVALIAGTWAVARVQESNDNTYSNIERFIQVLTKVRDNYVEPVSSDKLMDAAIRGMLRTLDPYSQYLDKEEAERLETTTHGAFGGIGISIGMRDRWVTVIAPIEGTPAWKAGILGGDRISKIDDVSTEGLSLDDAMKKMRGEKGTHVKLTILREGRDKALDFDIVRDIIQIKSVPYSGMLSNGVGYVRLSNFSERSRQEMDAAFDKLEKLHPRGVIIDLRYNPGGLLSQAVEVAEEFTPRGKKIVYTRGRDSSQNRDFVSTADQTHNQYPIVILVNQWTASASEIVSGALQDLDLGLVVGRTTFGKGLVQTVIPLTRSVKGPKLKLTTAKYYTPSGRCIQKDEQLKDGALADDEDTDDGDKTDKTDATDAKKAKPEYRTEMGRVVYGGGGINPDVELVDVKLPRVIEDLEAKQVFFKYAVRYAARHKEPPADYALNSGIRDEFLQIMKDEKVEASPDSLAAAKRWVDGGIRRELGRRFGGEEEAYRIALEDDEQVKAAAALFDKAPTLPKLLALASELNKGKMTTQTSPLNSKSVR
- a CDS encoding zinc metallopeptidase, whose amino-acid sequence is MFLPFWDPTMILLIPAIILAAYAQAKVQSTYAKFSEVPSASNRTGREIAQAILAANGISGVAVEPGQGVLSDHYDPIHKAVRLSPHNYAESSIAAISVAAHECGHVIQHAHGYVPLQMRTAIFPLANIGTNLAWLFIIAGFIFANKLALFGVGLLDIGIFLFSFGVLFQLITLPVEFDASRRALVQLNRLGLIAPDEQRSAKKVLDAAALTYVAAAAVAILELVRLLLIRERR
- a CDS encoding inositol-3-phosphate synthase codes for the protein MGKIRVGIIGVGNCASSFVQGVHYYRNARDSDFIPGLMHVNLGGYHVRDIEFSAAIDIDRNKVGKDLSEAVFTWPNNTYKFSDVPRLGVPVARGMTHDGLGQYLSKIIHKAPGSTADIVRLLRDTKTDVVINYLPVGSEEATKWYVEQVLDAGCGFVNAIPVFIAREKYWQRRFEQKKLPVIGDDIKSQVGATIVHRVLARLFRERGVRLERTSQLNVGGNTDFLNMLERSRLESKKISKTNAVTSMLDYDLGEKNVHIGPSDYVEWLDDRKWAYIRLEGRTFGDVPLNVELKLEVWDSPNSAGVIIDAVRCAKLALDNGLSGALIGPSAYFKKSPPVQYPDDQARRMVEEFIEKYGQKRRPAPKAAVAERRRQVAAPRSGLKRAARKSV
- a CDS encoding aminotransferase class I/II-fold pyridoxal phosphate-dependent enzyme, giving the protein MRRAMAEAEVGDDVFGEDPTVTLLEEETAAILGKEAALLVPSGCMGNEIAVAVHTRAGDSILLDRYSHIVQVEARAVTEMLGRTFLLRDGDRGRLDPEEVTAACANGEPGASRLGLVEVENTHNWGSGAIYPLERLEAVALAARARSLPVHLDGARLWNASAATGIAPASYAACADSVMVCYSKGLGAPVGSAIAGTKAFIQEARGARKMLGGAMRQAGIIAAGAIHALRHHLARLASDHARARRLAESFAEMEGLTIDPGEIETNIVIARAASRPERIQEFVREVASAGVLIAPFGGPGRFRAVTHLDVDDAAIDRAIAAVRDAARSVLAR
- the dusB gene encoding tRNA dihydrouridine synthase DusB — encoded protein: MRAGSVQVPGHVLLSPLCGVTDSPFRQIARRHGAAMVFCEMTSSDGLVRRNPKTFELLEYRPEERPIGAQLCGADPQVMAEAARMCEGLGFDTLDLNYGCPVRKVIARDAGAAMLTDLDRLERVTTAVVNAVSLPVTAKIRIGWDRNSTNAPDVAKALERSGVKWVTVHARARSEKFTGQAHWEVIAEVKRNTTLPVIGNGDVKTPEDALRMIRDTGCDGVMVGRGSFGNPWLFARAQRLLNGGDPGPDATPRERILTAIAHLHDLASKKGDYAAVLMRKHVAWYVRGLYDNSSICREVNHSTTPAEVETLLTRYLEKLESAPEASAPEPGPSGTAEWSGGDADAHGSCAAP
- a CDS encoding CDP-alcohol phosphatidyltransferase family protein, giving the protein MNRNWKEQARGMFRPMARYLAARGVKPDHLTLAGVCLSLLAALFLGRGSFLAAGLLLPLAGLCDILDGDVARERGIVNAFGAFLDSTLDRLSEGALYVGLAYFYFTRSQSSTLWMRGMFEGSAQWGDADGATLGILALATLILSFLVSYTRARAEGLGLECRVGIMERPERALTLGAGALLGHRFMPGVLGVIFILTLVTVLQRVYHVRKLTQANSA